Proteins co-encoded in one Musa acuminata AAA Group cultivar baxijiao unplaced genomic scaffold, Cavendish_Baxijiao_AAA HiC_scaffold_1077, whole genome shotgun sequence genomic window:
- the LOC135666200 gene encoding DNA damage-repair/toleration protein DRT100-like, translated as MDSMQPLCLVFLFLCSTLLLQWSQGCHPHDRSALLAFKAGITADPSGLLRSWDSATDCCSAWDGVACDAATRRVVNVSRPGLSSGPDFISDASIAGRLSPALGDLFSLRLLDLSNLKQLAGPIPPALGRLSNTSSTPTNSPVASPPRSQTSPDY; from the coding sequence ATGGATAGCATGCAGCCGCTGtgcctcgtcttcctcttcctctgctcCACCCTGTTGCTGCAGTGGTCGCAGGGATGTCACCCCCACGACCGTTCGGCCCTTCTCGCCTTCAAGGCCGGCATCACCGCCGACCCCTCCGGCCTCCTCCGCTCCTGGGACTCGGCCACGGACTGTTGCTCCGCGTGGGACGGCGTGGCCTGCGACGCTGCCACTCGCCGCGTCGTCAACGTCTCCCGCCCTGGCCTCTCCTCGGGGCCCGACTTCATCTCCGACGCCTCCATTGCCGGGAGGCTCTCGCCTGCCCTCGGCGACCTCTTCTCCCTCCGGTTGCTCGATCTCAGCAACCTCAAGCAGCTCGCCGGCCCCATTCCACCCGCCCTCGGCCGCCTCTCGAACACCTCCTCGACTCCAACCAACTCACCGGTTGCATCCCCTCCGCGTTCGCAAACCTCACCCGACTattaa